Proteins encoded together in one Impatiens glandulifera chromosome 1, dImpGla2.1, whole genome shotgun sequence window:
- the LOC124932906 gene encoding uncharacterized protein LOC124932906, with translation MRGLDQDMKHHRSVYMSRKGSGVTNSFAYNVYGFVLALQVWSYEIIQNLVPKFATRKDVDGPFRLRILLYQSKRKNTFQEVQSAFNSAVFSKMKESSKETSLYSGEDFEHINNSFDDFKAAIKRRSLRNMSPPSTTSTPPSSPAREPAPASHVQIKDAEVIKKDVEEIKKDVKEIKRDTRDIKLNQQNYFTRFEKMILSLSNQFASHVTNQKKIENENVEDENVVENVIHEAVVENENVVEKETVVENEKEEVGKKVGKKKDENDEDELEIVNTPPPLPKKVILVTRRNRRPKNEQDFTDPNLKQPKLKDPITVNPLLKYDDQLLHQLQTWLKDPKTDNTKIELHTILGDKALFRRMLKRFTWLTDDEIDAGCFILRRRAWVYPKTYKKNFFIGDCWLHTRFTAEYPAFKKSRIEFDIENFFEYFLGDESNYRNSWKVCDDIYIPLNIKDVHWILCVVRLQQWRVDVYDCDPGCYANLDEFVLPMCQMIPVIFDKALPLEDKQRFPLLNPDSVLPYTRLPESEVPKATKSGDCGVFVLMYIEYLTAGLNLAEVTSNEMKAWREKWAVRLFHGLVDP, from the exons ATGAGGGGTCTTGACCAGGACATGAAACACCACAGGTCCGTATATATGTCTAGGAAAGGGAGTGGAGTTACTAATTCTTTTGCTTATAACGTGTATGGGTTTGTACTAGCGCTACAAGTGTGGAGCTATGAGATCATTCAAAACTTGGTCCCTAAATTCGCCACAAGGAAAGACGTTGATGGCCCTTTTCGCCTAAGGATACTGTTGTATCAATCCAAAAGGAAGAATACATTTCAGGAGGTACAATCTGCCTTTAACAGCGCTGTGTTTTCTAAGATGAAAGAGTCCTCCAAGGAGACGAGTTTGTACAGTGGGGAGGATTTTGAACACATTAACAATTCATtcgatgattt CAAAGCAGCCATCAAGCGTCGTAGCCTACGTAACATGAGTCCCCCATCCACAACTTCAACACCTCCATCATCACCTGCACGTGAACCGGCACCGGCATCTCATGTTCAGATAAAGGATGCCGAAGTGAtaaagaaggatgtcgaagagataaagaaagatgtcAAAGAGATCAAGAGAGACACaagagacatcaaattgaatcaacaaaactaCTTTACGAGGTTTGAAAAGATGATTCTCAGTCTAAGCAACCAGTTCGCCAGCCATGTCACCAACCAG AAAAagattgagaatgagaatgtTGAGGATGAGAATGTTGTCGAGAACGTTATTCATGAGGCTGTTGTCGAGAATGAGAATGTTGTCGAGAAAGAGACCGTTGTGgagaatgagaaagaagaa GTGGGGAAGAAGGTTGGGAAGAAGAAAGACGAAAATGACGAAGATGAACTGGAAATAGTGAatactcctcctcctcttcctaagAAAGTCATATTGGTCACGAGAAGGAATAGGAGGCCGAAGAATGAACAAGATTTCACCGACCCCAATCTGAAACAGCCCAAGTTAAAAGATCCTATCACCGTCAATCCACTTCTAAAATATGACgatcaacttcttcatcaattgcaaacatggcttaaagatccaAAAACTGACAACACAAAAATTGAGCTCCATACAATATTAGGTGATAAGGCATTATTTCGCCGAATGCTAAAAAGGTTCACCTGGCTGACTGATGAT GAAATCGATGCAGGTTGCTTCATTCTGAGAAGAAGAGCTTGGGTATATCCAAAGACATATAAGAAGAACTTCTTTATTGGAGATTGTTGGCTCCACACCAGGTTCACTGCTGAGTACCCTGCGTTTAAGAAAAGTCGTATTGAGTTTGACATTGAAAACTTTTTCGAATACTTCTTGGGCGATGAAAGCAACTATAGGAATAGTTGGAAAGTAtgcgatgatatatatattcctttgaaCATCAAAGACGTCCACTGGATACTTTGTGTTGTCCGTCTACAGCAATGGCGCGTAGACGTATATGACTGCGATCCTGGATGTTATGCTAATCTTGATGAGTTTGTGCTACCGATGTGCCAAATGATTCCGGTTATATTTGACAAGGCATTGCCTCTTGAAGATAAACAAAGATTTCCTCTGCTCAACCCTGATTCCGTTTTGCCATACACAAGACTTCCAGAGTCAGAAGTTCCCAAAGCAACTAAGAGTGGAGATTGTGGTGTATTTGTACTAATGTATATTGAGTACTTGACTGCAGGTCTGAATCTAGCAGAAGTGACCTCAAATGAGATGAAAGCTtggagagaaaagtgggcagtgaGGTTATTTCATGGACTTGTAGATCCATAg